In Silene latifolia isolate original U9 population chromosome 6, ASM4854445v1, whole genome shotgun sequence, the genomic window ttctaagacggaatttgtcgTATGTTTGATAAATAGGAATTCGAAGAAATAAATATATCAGACACTAActggtcccaccataacatgtatttccaaaaaaaaaaagttgaattaatgacgtggcacgccctggattgagtattgtcttctgaattaataaaaatAAGATGGCCGAGTCCATGGGTGGGCGGCGGTTGGATGCTTCTCGATGGGCCAATCAATCATCTTTTTCTAACTGACGAGAGACGGGTTTGCCATTTGATGTTTGTTTGACTGTTGTTTTTCCCGATTTTAGGACAACCCCCATTGGACCAGGATGAAGCAAGCCATACCACTTTTGCTTTTACTTACTGTATCAGTTTAAGGACATCTTAAGAAGTTTCGATATGTACTCCGTCATGACATTTTGACATCCTTGGATGGTATGTGTCGTAACAGAAGGGATAAAGCTTCAACATCGTGTTCCCCCCTCAACTCACTTGCTCATAGTTGTTCGAGGATCCAAATTCCTAAGGTCTAGAAATATTTTGCATTCTACAATCCTGATTACTGAGTTAAAACAATCTAAAAATTACAAGGCTTTTGGAAAAGTTGGACTTAAAAACACAGCCGAAAGGGGAACATGATTCAATTACAAGTCAAAACAAATGAGTTTCATTATGCGCATTTGTTGAGGCCATTTTTTCGTCAAACTTCAATTTTGTAAACCTGTCGGTAAATCAACCACTGTACTGAAAAAACTACAAATATCCGCACTGAAACTGACTGTCATATCTATCTCACCAAGGTTCTTCTCAACAGCCATCTTCAATCATTTCACCGTCTTCAGACATAATAATCTCCATGTCCTGAATGTCTCTCTTTAATACATTACCGACTCTTGCCATGGCATCGGTTTGTTGCTGTAAAACCTGCCAACccaacaaataaacaaaatcaaCTAATATTCGTTGTAATGGAAAAATGGATCCAAATACTACTCCGTACTATATGATGATAATAAGACAACTTTTTGCTAGTGCCTAAACAGCAAACAGCTATCCTTATCATATACAAGTACGAGTAGTGCACATCCTGCAACGCCTGCCATGGCGCATGAGAGGTCAGCTCTTGTGTCCTTCATTTTCTTCTCATTTCATGCTCCATTACTCCCCTAATAATTACCCCGATGCCAAGCGAGCCCTTATTCCTATGTTGGTTCTTATTAGGGGGAAAGCAATTCTCTCTCTACTAGAATATTCAATTAGTACGAACTACCACATCAAAAAGAGGACAATGTGCACATCATCGAGAAAAATTGCGAAAGTTGGGAGAGCTAAAGACATTAATAGCCATTGGCATTCTTACCTCTTGCATGTCAGCAAGACTCCGCTCCTGTATTTTAGTTGAACCTGGGAGATAAATGGATATACTTCCCCCATTGGCATTTGCATGGACACGAGACACAGTCAACAGATTTTGAACTCGCCTGGAGAGCTCTGCTCCAGATCCTTTGAGCTGCAGAAACAATTGTATCAGGAAAAGCAATCTTAATAGATAATAAAGGCGATAGGCAGACAGGCAAAAAGCAGATTCACGGACCTGTCTACCAATACCAGACGACTTCTCAGCTAATTCAACCTCTCCTTTCATTAATGGCAAACAGAAAGCTTTTCCTGCAAGAGCCTCTACAATCCtcatcaactaaaaataacacACAGATAATGTTGGTGTTGAGATACAGGCAGACTGCCATAGAGAGTAACAAAACAGTAAGAGACACCTAGACGCACAGCATTTCCTCCTATGGTGAAAAGAGCATACGACGAGTATTGAATAAACAAAAAGCACCAATAAAACTACCGTCAAACACATAACTAGAAAGATAAATAGCTTGGAGAAAGGTGATACCGAGCATTTAAGAACTTGGGAATCATACCCTTAATAAACGTAAAGACATTAcatattcaaaatttcaaatgtaaGCAAAGACATCATTGATAAAACACAAAAGAAATAGCAGAACTCCTCAGATGCAACAGCAGAGAAAGACAGAGATGTCGACAAACAAATGTCCCTCAAGTTCcgcattttagaaaaaaaaaaaaaattatgctcaTGAACTCCTTATAaatttcacaaattcttgtttgtgacggcacatatccgtcactcttgagtgacggataccattttacctcacaaagtacccactttttctctctctacaacactattcatgtggtcccctttctccactaacccattttgttaccattttaactcacaaaatatccgccacaaatggtaacccgtcacaagggagaccaattgtataAATTTTGCTAAGAGTCTAAGACAGATAAATTGAATAAAATGCCTCACAAATGTTCCAGTTAGAAATTATGATGCAGAGCGCCAAGACAATCTTAGTACCTCCGATAAATTAAACAGTCTATCCAACGTGAACTAGTCCAGAGCTAAATGAATCCGCTGATGGATTCTGACTAAGAATAAGTCAAAACCGCAAATAGCCAAAAAAAATTGTATGAGACTATTGTCACATTCAAAACCACCGAAAAACAATCGCAACACGACATGAAAGCATTTAAAATCAATATGACTCGCGGAGAGAAGAAAATCCTATACCCCTCTGTTTACATAGTAGTCTAAGCTCAGCCGGTGGAAGCCCAAGAAGCACAGCTAAAGCGTCAAACGGCTCTTTAGAACCAGAGGTTGAAGGTTGTGTAGATTCATCAACCTTGGGTATTGAATCACCCTCAGATGGAACAGTTCCTAAATCAGAGTTCACCAGAATACTTGTGTGCTGCTCAGGTGTAGGTAACTCAGGCTTACTTGTATCAGATCTGCTTCCAGCATTGTCAAGAATAACATCCAGTAAATTCAATAGCTGCCATACAGGACAGACAAAATTAGAACGGGAGATATACACCAGAAAACAAAATAGAGACAATTGACTATAGTATTTAACCATCTTTACCTGTTCAAGGTGTGCTATACTCCTCAGATAAAGTGGTTGATTCAAAAGACCTAAAAGCAGCGCAATAGATGGCAAATCTTCCTCCCTCGTCACAGAGGTCTTGGTCTCAACAACCATCATGGCTTTACCACTAACCTGATCAGTATTCTCAGACTTGTGATCAGAAGGCAGGGGAAGCCTCAGTTCGAGCAGAATCTTTGCAACGTAAGGGTGATTACGAGCAAGGTAGGTTAGAGTCTCGAGAACTCGCCGCGAAACCAATGGAGGAACTCCTATAAAAGACGCGTGAGAACTAGAATGTAAcgtaaattttaaaaaataaaagaataagtcGTCCAACAATATCAAGAGGATGCTCTTGATTCGTCCACAATCTTTTTTGTCAGGACATACCATGAGAAAATATATGTA contains:
- the LOC141586425 gene encoding nuclear pore complex protein NUP54-like, coding for MIRLLRVVQPLYKGPFQRLLWNLSAHSESRTALVKILMEMLMLNKHKTPNQPSDSEPLYRLYGCPSHVMYSRPQLVDGVPPLVSRRVLETLTYLARNHPYVAKILLELRLPLPSDHKSENTDQVSGKAMMVVETKTSVTREEDLPSIALLLGLLNQPLYLRSIAHLEQLLNLLDVILDNAGSRSDTSKPELPTPEQHTSILVNSDLGTVPSEGDSIPKVDESTQPSTSGSKEPFDALAVLLGLPPAELRLLCKQRGKAFCLPLMKGEVELAEKSSGIGRQLKGSGAELSRRVQNLLTVSRVHANANGGSISIYLPGSTKIQERSLADMQEVLQQQTDAMARVGNVLKRDIQDMEIIMSEDGEMIEDGC